GGCCGGGGTGGCGGGGGTGGCGGAGAGTACGGCGGTGTGAGGGGCCGGGGCGCCTCACGAGTCGAGCGGTGAGGGCTAGGGAGTCGGGATTCCCGCCGGGCGGGCCGGGCGGCCGAGACGGACCGGTACGCCCGGGGACCACAGGACGCTCGCCGGGGCCTGGGTCGGGGCGGGGAAGCCGGCCGCCTCGACCAGGTTCTCCTCACAGGTGAGCAGTTCGGCCCGGTGCAGCGGCCAGCGCGGGTGGTGGTTGGGCAGATAGGCCGCGCCGCCGAAGAAGGCGTTGTGCATGCCCCAGCGGGCGGTGAGGAAGTGCTCGAGCTCCGTCGGCTCGGCGATGGGCTCCCCGGGGCGTACGACGAGACGGCTGTGCGCGCCGCGGGGCCCCGGCCAGCGCCGGGAACTGGTGTAGGTCACCGTGTCGCCCACGGTGCGGACCGTCATCCGCGACCACAGATAGGGCAGCCGGAAGCCGAGCCTGCCCATCACCACCGGGATCAGTCGTGAAGCGTCCATGGACCGGAAGACGACGCCGCGCCGCCCGTGCGAGTCCACCGAGTACAGCCGCACATTGGTCTCCGGGAAGGTCCCGAGATACGGCACCCCGGGCAGGCCGAGCCAGCCGACCCGGTGCATCCGGAAGGCGACCAGGCCGACGTAGGCGGCACCCTCGTGCAGATCCGGGACGGTGCCCTCGGGCAGCAGCGGCGCCACGAGCTCGGGGGCGACGGCCCAGTGCACGAAACAAAGGTCGAGCCACTGCTGGGTCAGCAGTGGCACGGGTATGAGGCCGGGGGCATCCGGGGTCACGGCTTCGGGCGGGTGCACGCCGAAAGAATGGCACAGGGGTCACGGCGCCGGGAGTGCGCGCGGGCGCCAGGGCCCTTACCCTGCGCCCGGCGCTCACTGGTCACGACCGCCCGCGCACCCCGGGACCCGCACGCCCTCTTGCGCCGCCGGGCGCCCGGGGGCGTACGCGGGCGCCCGGTCCGGCCGTGCTCACACTCGCCGGAAGGTGAGTGATTCGCCGAGCGCCCCCGCCCGCCACAGGTCCTGGCAGGCGTCGGCCATCCGGTCCAGGCCGTCCACCACGCTGCCCCAGACGATGCCCGGGATCCACCCGAGGTCGCCGTTGAGCAGCAGGTTGTTGCGCTCGTAGAAGAGGGCGAGGTCGACCACGGCGGCGCCCGCGCGCACATCGCCGCCCGCCTGGTTGTAGCCGTAGGACTTGGTGCCCAGCTGGGTTCCGTTGAAGGAGAAGTAGCACAGGTCTCCCGGAATGGGCGTCACGGTGGGATTCTCCAGTGGGGGCTCTTCACTCGCGAAAGGTTCAAAAAGCGCGTAAATCTCGTTACGCGCGTACTTCGCGTGATACACGTCCCCGCCCAACGGGAGTGCGTCCCACACCGCGGCACAGGTGAGGGGCGCGCGGTCGTCGAGCAGCTTCGCAGTGCAGTGCACACCGCGCTTGG
This is a stretch of genomic DNA from Streptomyces sp. NA04227. It encodes these proteins:
- a CDS encoding YqjF family protein; translation: MHPPEAVTPDAPGLIPVPLLTQQWLDLCFVHWAVAPELVAPLLPEGTVPDLHEGAAYVGLVAFRMHRVGWLGLPGVPYLGTFPETNVRLYSVDSHGRRGVVFRSMDASRLIPVVMGRLGFRLPYLWSRMTVRTVGDTVTYTSSRRWPGPRGAHSRLVVRPGEPIAEPTELEHFLTARWGMHNAFFGGAAYLPNHHPRWPLHRAELLTCEENLVEAAGFPAPTQAPASVLWSPGVPVRLGRPARPAGIPTP
- a CDS encoding DUF3830 family protein, giving the protein MTERFIEVSLAKRGVHCTAKLLDDRAPLTCAAVWDALPLGGDVYHAKYARNEIYALFEPFASEEPPLENPTVTPIPGDLCYFSFNGTQLGTKSYGYNQAGGDVRAGAAVVDLALFYERNNLLLNGDLGWIPGIVWGSVVDGLDRMADACQDLWRAGALGESLTFRRV